In Chryseobacterium gleum, a single genomic region encodes these proteins:
- a CDS encoding NAD(P)/FAD-dependent oxidoreductase, whose amino-acid sequence MKKHILIVGGGFAGINLIKSLKNDKRFKITLVDKNNYHFFPPLIYQVATSFIEASNISYPFRKLFSNNRNVKFHMGSLIRVNPENKTIDTDTGTLGYDYLVLALGTESNFFGMENVKKCALPMKNIEEALYLRNHILLTLEEAARNKDIKQAEKLQNIVIAGGGPTGVELAGMLAEMGRYIAQKEYPEIKLGLSNLYLIDALPTLLSPMSKLAQKTAYEKLKELGVKIVLNVSVKDYTDNKVILSDGNIIETETLIWTSGVIGKEVPGLPENSIGKGRRILVDAYNKVEGTNTIYALGDIALMLSEEKYPKGHPQLAQVAIQQGKNLAANFKRIEDGKVLEPFHYNDKGSMAIISKYNAVVDLPKHSFNGFIAWLTWLFIHIIPLVGFKNKIQLAVDWFRLFITNNPSIRLILFPKRNTTGNA is encoded by the coding sequence ATGAAAAAGCATATTCTAATCGTAGGAGGAGGATTTGCGGGTATTAACCTTATCAAATCTCTCAAAAATGATAAACGGTTCAAAATAACGCTGGTCGATAAGAATAACTATCATTTTTTTCCACCCCTGATCTATCAGGTGGCCACTTCTTTTATAGAGGCTTCCAATATCAGCTACCCTTTCAGAAAGCTGTTTTCAAACAATAGAAATGTGAAATTCCATATGGGCAGCCTGATTAGGGTAAATCCTGAAAACAAAACAATAGATACGGATACCGGTACTCTGGGTTATGATTATCTGGTATTGGCGCTGGGAACAGAATCCAACTTTTTCGGAATGGAAAATGTAAAGAAATGTGCCTTGCCAATGAAGAATATCGAAGAAGCACTTTACCTGAGAAATCATATCCTGCTTACCCTTGAAGAAGCAGCCCGTAATAAAGATATCAAACAAGCCGAAAAGCTTCAGAACATCGTTATTGCAGGTGGTGGTCCTACAGGGGTTGAACTGGCAGGAATGCTTGCAGAGATGGGAAGGTATATTGCTCAGAAAGAATATCCGGAAATTAAGTTAGGCCTTTCCAATCTTTATCTTATAGACGCACTGCCTACCCTTCTTTCCCCGATGAGTAAGCTGGCTCAGAAGACAGCTTATGAAAAACTGAAAGAATTAGGTGTTAAAATTGTATTGAATGTTTCTGTAAAGGATTATACCGATAACAAAGTCATCTTAAGCGACGGAAACATTATTGAAACAGAAACGCTGATCTGGACTTCCGGAGTGATCGGAAAAGAAGTTCCTGGATTGCCGGAAAACAGTATAGGAAAAGGAAGGAGAATTCTGGTGGATGCCTATAATAAAGTAGAAGGAACCAATACTATTTATGCACTGGGAGACATAGCACTGATGCTTTCAGAAGAAAAATATCCTAAGGGGCATCCTCAGCTGGCTCAGGTTGCCATTCAGCAGGGTAAAAATCTTGCCGCCAATTTCAAACGTATAGAAGATGGAAAAGTGCTGGAGCCGTTTCATTACAATGATAAAGGAAGTATGGCTATCATTTCAAAATACAATGCTGTAGTGGATCTTCCGAAGCATTCCTTTAATGGTTTTATTGCCTGGCTCACCTGGCTTTTTATTCACATTATTCCTCTTGTAGGGTTCAAAAACAAAATTCAGCTGGCAGTGGACTGGTTCCGTTTATTTATCACCAACAATCCATCCATCAGGCTTATTCTTTTTCCGAAAAGAAATACGACAGGCAACGCATAA
- a CDS encoding aldo/keto reductase: MKTDILTEKHRLGIGGVAIGTAFENITDEQAHEILQTAWNTGIRYYDTSPWYGLTKSERRFGDFLKDQERNDFVFSTKVGRLFREVPEAEVPPTMWKNPLNYDFRHDYTADAVQRSIEESLKRTGLNHIDIVYIHDLSEDQVGDRYPYFLEQARKGAFKILSELRDQGVIKAWGMGVNKIEPILDCIESADPDICLSATQYSILEHEDAVDRLLPTVRKAGVKLVSGAGYNSGYVVGRERYNYKDVIPKGMSEKRERMTSIAEKYSISLVDAALHFVLASDEFASIIPGASKPEQVKDNREALNTAIPAEFWKELKSEKLIYEKAQVPGEK, from the coding sequence ATGAAAACAGACATTTTAACAGAAAAACACCGACTGGGAATTGGTGGAGTAGCGATCGGAACTGCTTTCGAAAATATCACAGATGAGCAGGCTCATGAAATTCTGCAGACAGCATGGAATACAGGCATCAGATATTATGATACTTCGCCATGGTACGGATTAACAAAAAGCGAACGAAGATTTGGAGATTTCCTGAAAGATCAGGAAAGAAATGATTTTGTTTTTTCAACCAAAGTGGGAAGGCTTTTCCGTGAAGTACCAGAAGCTGAGGTTCCGCCTACCATGTGGAAAAATCCATTGAATTATGATTTCCGCCATGATTATACTGCTGATGCTGTACAGAGGTCTATTGAAGAAAGCCTGAAAAGAACCGGGCTGAACCATATTGATATCGTTTATATTCATGATTTATCCGAAGACCAGGTCGGTGACCGTTATCCCTATTTTCTGGAACAGGCCAGAAAAGGTGCTTTTAAGATTCTTTCCGAACTTAGAGATCAGGGTGTTATAAAAGCCTGGGGAATGGGTGTCAATAAAATAGAACCTATCTTAGACTGTATTGAATCTGCAGATCCGGATATCTGTCTTTCTGCAACACAATACTCAATCCTCGAACATGAAGATGCGGTGGACCGTCTTCTTCCTACTGTCAGAAAAGCTGGTGTAAAACTGGTTTCAGGAGCAGGATACAATTCAGGATATGTGGTAGGAAGGGAGCGTTACAATTATAAAGATGTCATCCCGAAAGGAATGAGTGAAAAACGGGAACGGATGACTTCCATTGCTGAAAAGTACAGTATAAGTCTTGTTGATGCAGCACTCCATTTTGTATTGGCATCTGATGAATTTGCTTCCATTATCCCGGGAGCCAGCAAGCCTGAACAGGTAAAAGATAATAGGGAAGCCCTCAACACTGCTATTCCTGCTGAATTTTGGAAAGAATTAAAAAGTGAAAAGCTGATCTATGAAAAAGCCCAGGTTCCGGGAGAAAAATAA
- a CDS encoding response regulator transcription factor, whose amino-acid sequence MKILIVEDEAELAKSISEYLSGESYLCEHAATFDEAMNKTEAFDYDCILLDIMLPDGNGLKILEELKKQQKQDGVIIISAKNALDDKIEGLKLGADDYLTKPFHLSELMARVYSVIRRKQFSSSNVVKQNELQIDLLAKTVTVNNETISLTKKEFDLLIYFIGNKNKVISKSTLAEHLSGDLADMLDNHDFVYAHVKNLKKKLYDAGCGHYLKTVYGTGYKWEN is encoded by the coding sequence ATGAAAATTCTGATTGTTGAAGACGAAGCTGAGCTCGCGAAAAGTATTTCCGAATATCTGTCCGGAGAAAGTTATCTCTGTGAACATGCCGCTACATTTGATGAAGCCATGAATAAAACAGAGGCTTTTGACTATGACTGTATTTTGCTGGATATCATGCTTCCCGACGGCAATGGTCTGAAAATTCTGGAAGAATTAAAGAAACAGCAGAAACAGGACGGTGTTATTATTATTTCTGCCAAAAACGCTTTGGATGATAAAATTGAAGGCCTGAAGCTGGGAGCCGATGACTATCTTACCAAACCTTTTCATCTTTCTGAACTGATGGCAAGGGTATATTCTGTGATCCGCCGGAAACAGTTCAGCAGCTCCAACGTAGTGAAACAAAATGAGCTTCAGATAGATCTGTTGGCTAAAACAGTGACCGTAAATAATGAAACGATTTCATTAACGAAAAAAGAATTCGATCTCTTGATTTATTTTATCGGAAATAAAAATAAAGTGATCTCCAAAAGTACACTTGCAGAACACCTTTCCGGAGATCTGGCAGATATGCTTGACAATCATGATTTTGTTTATGCTCATGTAAAAAACCTTAAGAAAAAACTGTATGATGCGGGATGCGGACATTATCTCAAAACGGTATATGGAACAGGGTATAAGTGGGAGAATTGA
- a CDS encoding sensor histidine kinase, producing MKPLLTKTTKPFLIYVLIVLMISIPVYYFVVDTIWKNELDEHNQIIIEKTAFEFNRLKLSDEALEKSLELWNQIQPETNIEKISPGQIRRDTVYTYEKQLPFISEQKKERYRCLKKVVYLHNKPYLFTIQTNIEESHETIAVIAMITIFFFVVIVVGLLYLNRKLSSSIWKPFRDTLDQLKTFNLNSQITIEFPVSDTSEFEELNQSLYKLIERNISTYKTQKEFTENASHELQTPLAIIKNKLDILLQDQDLTEKQYRIAEDINKALTRSSRINKNLLLLAKIDNNQFDHTETIFFDQLLHQSIEILKEHFEQKNISATESISNDVQVNGNSILTEILINNLIINAIRHTSPGGSVSIELNQSYFEVSNSGTEKLNTEALFKRFSKFSADNNGSGLGLSIIQEIGRLHQWMISYRFENGLHIFTVKF from the coding sequence GTGAAGCCTCTATTAACAAAAACCACCAAACCCTTTCTTATCTACGTATTGATTGTACTGATGATCAGTATTCCTGTGTATTATTTTGTAGTGGATACGATCTGGAAAAATGAGCTGGATGAGCATAACCAGATTATTATAGAGAAAACAGCTTTTGAGTTTAACCGTTTAAAGCTTTCTGATGAAGCATTGGAAAAAAGTCTTGAATTATGGAATCAAATCCAGCCTGAAACCAATATTGAAAAGATTTCTCCCGGTCAGATCAGAAGAGACACAGTTTATACCTATGAAAAGCAGCTGCCTTTTATTTCAGAACAAAAAAAGGAACGTTACAGATGCCTTAAAAAAGTAGTTTATCTGCATAACAAACCTTATCTTTTTACCATACAGACCAATATTGAAGAATCCCATGAAACCATAGCTGTGATTGCGATGATCACCATATTCTTTTTTGTGGTTATTGTTGTCGGACTTTTATATCTGAACAGAAAGCTGTCCTCATCCATCTGGAAACCATTCAGGGATACGTTAGATCAATTGAAGACTTTTAATCTTAACAGTCAGATTACCATAGAATTTCCAGTTTCTGATACTTCAGAATTTGAAGAACTTAATCAATCTCTTTACAAACTGATTGAGCGAAACATATCTACTTATAAGACCCAGAAAGAATTCACTGAAAATGCATCTCATGAGCTGCAGACCCCACTTGCTATTATTAAAAACAAACTGGACATTTTACTTCAGGATCAGGATCTTACTGAAAAGCAATACAGAATTGCAGAAGATATCAACAAAGCACTTACAAGAAGTTCCCGTATCAATAAAAACCTTTTGCTTCTCGCGAAAATTGACAATAACCAGTTTGACCATACAGAAACAATTTTCTTTGATCAGCTGCTTCATCAAAGTATTGAAATTCTCAAAGAGCATTTTGAACAAAAAAATATTTCAGCCACTGAAAGTATTTCAAATGATGTACAAGTAAACGGGAACAGTATTCTGACAGAAATATTGATCAACAATCTCATCATCAATGCTATCCGCCATACTTCACCGGGAGGTTCTGTGTCTATAGAATTAAATCAATCTTATTTTGAAGTTTCCAACTCAGGAACTGAAAAACTGAATACAGAAGCATTGTTCAAAAGATTTTCTAAATTTTCGGCGGACAACAACGGAAGTGGCTTAGGACTGTCTATCATACAGGAAATAGGCAGGCTGCACCAATGGATGATCAGCTACAGATTTGAAAACGGCCTCCATATTTTCACCGTTAAATTTTAG
- a CDS encoding COG4705 family protein — translation MRTFNKVAAVTLLFWLMKIVATTLGETLGDFISMTLNLGYVAGIVITLVFFIIILSVQLSVKKYIPAIYWMVIIGTTTLGTEISDFIDRTLKTGYLTGSLILLSGLLLSLFLWYKKYGNLEVYPISERNKELYYWTAILFSNSLGTAFGDFLSDNLGLGYMTGALITGLIILAVVLLHYFTKINHVLLFWIAFVFTRPFGATFGDLLTKPLVKGGLDLGTLNASLISLTLMVLMIIISQRKHTRELPSIENKS, via the coding sequence ATGAGAACATTTAATAAAGTTGCAGCGGTTACACTCCTTTTCTGGTTAATGAAAATTGTAGCCACCACGTTAGGAGAAACACTGGGAGATTTTATTTCCATGACCCTGAATTTAGGATATGTTGCGGGAATTGTGATCACCCTGGTATTTTTTATCATCATTTTGTCTGTGCAGCTCAGTGTAAAAAAATATATCCCGGCAATTTACTGGATGGTGATCATCGGAACAACGACTTTAGGGACAGAAATCTCAGATTTTATAGACAGAACGCTGAAAACAGGATATCTTACCGGAAGCCTCATTTTACTCTCCGGGCTTTTACTCTCCCTGTTTTTATGGTATAAAAAGTACGGAAATCTTGAAGTATATCCGATTTCTGAGAGAAATAAAGAATTGTATTACTGGACAGCAATATTATTTTCCAATAGCCTGGGAACAGCTTTCGGGGATTTTCTGAGCGATAATCTGGGACTTGGATATATGACCGGAGCTCTGATTACCGGACTTATTATTTTAGCTGTAGTCCTGCTGCATTATTTCACAAAAATCAATCATGTTCTGCTGTTCTGGATTGCTTTTGTTTTTACCAGACCTTTTGGAGCAACCTTTGGCGATCTTTTAACCAAACCTCTGGTTAAAGGAGGACTGGACCTGGGGACACTTAATGCATCTCTGATATCCCTCACACTGATGGTTCTGATGATAATCATTTCCCAAAGAAAGCATACCCGTGAATTACCATCAATTGAAAACAAATCATAG